The genomic stretch TATCTCAACTGCCTTTCATATTGTGTTAGGCGGGGGgaatcaaatggaaatgagttgcgtattcttatgcaaatcaaactcatttcctttacaatagttgagcactaAGACTCAtttcgaaaccgagactaacagcaactcggaaatggcccattgcgCCATCAagggcgcgcgcttgatttgaaaacaaaagatttgattggttctcgaagatgtagtgaaaactatttctaGTTAATGTGAAGAAAGAAAGATCAAAAACTACTGTCAAACAATTTATCTTGGTTTCAGAGTCAGCTGTAAGTTCGAAAACGAGGCTACTTTCTTGGCGCCAAAAGGTTTGGACCTTGCGGAACTGACAGCTTTGCGCTCTGTGAAATGATTTTCTGTCAAATGTTGCatatcaaagcaaaatataatgAAAAGTGACTTGCCGAGTTATTtttgcatcaatcaattccagcggtgcccatccccccctccgggcaaccgcggggcatttgctcaagttgtcagTTCCGGGGGTGGGacattcgcaattttatcgcggcgtgggggctgggcattagcctaccccgGGGCGACCCCCGAGCATTGGACACACttgttttcgaattaacatggaagagtttatcggaaaagacgagGCCTTCCTTACagactggcttgtccgtcacggactcgaaaacttgtggatgtttttaaaggtatgttttctcagttttaggtattttttcatttatacttgtaagcatatgaatatataaaagcgacaaggtgaactaatatcacaaaacaatcactgattaaaaaaaaaaactacagaaGTGTTGGAAGTGTTGCCCTTTTTCctcgtccccaccccggggcatttagacagcttatgtgtcaccaccccggggaatttgcccatttaaaaaaaatgctaatgcccgggggttagcccgggggaggggggggggggggaagaaggGCACttctggaattgactgatgcatttcTCCTTTGAAGCTTTAATTATGGGAAGCAGATGATGTTAAAAAGACCTATACTGGGTACATCGCTTAGCAAAAGAACTGAAAACGAGGAACCTGGCGGCAGACTTAAGGTAGGTGTCTCAAAGTGAAAATTTAGAAAACTTTAACATTAGTATACGGTGGAAAGTTCTTTAATTGAACAGTATTTAAGCATAAATAGCTGGAACTAGGTCAACGTTTTGGCACCTCTTTCAATTAGCAGATggagtgaaaactattactagttgtAAGGTATACACCTCCTTTTATATATTCTTTAATTTGTCTGACTGAACAATACtcacacgtcaaaatgacgcCTGCCAAATGCACTACGCCTGCACGTCAGCTctttaacacattttttttacaacaaaGGAAGTCGTTGTTTCGAGGTGCTATCGTCGGGTCGaattttcacatgacggctcgtcatggactagacgggtcgtcacgaaccgtcaccattttcagaaagttcctcgcaccttctttcaaatagcaacttcctgttactttacttccgcaaacaccacgacccgacttccgcttgacgggtcgtcttcaccaaaaagtcgacccgactcagttcatgtgtattggacaaccctcctatttttaataaaagcaaGCGAGAAAGCAACAAGGtgactcaagccaaagcacatggtaATGCCCTTGCAAACCTCCCTGTAGTCCTCCCAGGTATCACAGGAGAAACcactgcattggcttggttttaactttgcctataTGATATTTAGCCTCATAAAATATTAGAATACAGACCGAAAAACACTTATTGGTAACTCGAAAGAGACCGTCCAGAAATATAGTAATAGAGGTTGAAGGTGTTTGTGTTATCGGGCTAGTACTGATACTTTGATAATCTGTATATCACAATAAAAGGAGTATTATCAATTTCCTCAAATAATTTCGTGATATTGTTTCCCgttcattttttcaagtttaattACAAACATACCTTCAGAGTGGAACATATTTTTTCTTGGAAATCCTGTATTTCAGTCTTGCCCAACTTAGGGATAAGTAACGAATATGTCGGCAGATATTCAATAATTTATTCGTTTTTATCTACCTTTCTAAGAATCCACAGTTTCTTCATAACAgtttcaaagtttaaaaataaaaataaaaagcgtCTCACGAAAAGGCTTTATCGCATCATGGGAAAGCTTAATGGCCTACAAAGGCTTTTCGCCAAAGGGGATCCACTATGTCAGTGGTAAAAGTAATTAAACTGCCTGTGTGAACGTTGACAACTCGTTTGACAATAGTGACAAAGTATAGCTTGCGATGCTTCGATTTCGAACTAATTAGGTTAATTCagtcttcttttaaaaattttcgTTATCCTAGTGCCTCATTGCACCTTATCATCGGAATCGGTTTCGATTTCATCATCTTTATATCTCAAACCTTTCCACAATTAAATGGTATTGACCGTTGTTTACTCTTTTTTGATCTTATCTGACAGTGGCACTCTTTGCAATCAATAACACGGTTATTTTAATGACGTCATGTGCAGCCTATCATGTTTTGGTTAGTTCACCAGCTGCTTTGTTCAATGAATGTCCAAGCATAGTAGGTCTAAACGCCGAGGGTGTTAAACGTATCTCCCGCATGCCACTCAAAATATTCTGCATCTGTAGATATACACCTCAGTACTCAACTCAACGGATGCATTGAAACAAGAGTCATGCAAGTAAATGGCAAATTCAACGCAACAAGGAATGTTAAAAACATACGAGGAGCAATTTTGCTCTGTTGAAATAACCGAAACAGCACATACTCCACTGATATGCCTTTCGGTTATCAACGTTTTCCTCTCAGTTGCTGCTTTTCTCGGAAATGGCCTCATTTTAGTAGCGCTTAGCAAGGAGGCTACACTTCATCCGCCGTCCAGACTTTTGCTTCGTAGCCTGGCGACAACTGATCTCTGTGTTGGGATCGTCGCAGAGCCTCTCATCGTTGTTTACTGGATCTctgtaatgaaacaaaattggaAGCTTTGTCGCTACGCACAGAGCGCTGTTTATCTCGCCGGACATATATTATGTTCAGTGTCAATGTTAACTTTGACCACTATAGCAGTCGAGAGACTTCTCGCCCTGTTACTGGGCCTCAGATACGGACAAGTTGTAACCCTCAAGAGGACATTTATAACTATAACGGGTTTTTGGGTTCTATCCATCGTAGGCTCAACCATGTACTTTGTGGATTACATCATAACTTTCCGGTTCGGCTATGTGGGGTCATTGCTTTGTCTTGcaatttcatttgtttgctacgcgaaaatttttttcactttacgCCGTAAGCAACAACATAATCGTGTACAGCACCACGATCTCTGTGACTCAGCAACAATAAACAAACAGTTCAATATAGCGCGATACAAAAATGCCGTAAACAGCGCACTTTGGCTGCAGGTGGCATTAATCTTTTTTTATCTACCTTATGTTGTGGTAGTGACTCTCGTGGCTGCATTAGGACTTTCCCCATTTATTTATCTTGCCAGACAAACTGCTGTAACACTGCTGTTTACGAACTCATCGTTGAACCCTTTgctttattgctggaagataaaagaGGTCAGGAAGATCGTGAAGGACACCGTCACCAAACTCTACAGTTTTTCAAGTTAGATGATCTAAATCGACATTGTGCCTGTTCCATCCAGTTTGAGTAGGGTTTAAGTACCGGCAGCGATAAATCATAGTCAGGATAGAGCGAAGCTTATCATTTTCCAAACTTAAGTTGGAATTTTCTACAATTCGTGGCTTATATGCTATCTGAATatacttttttttgttcatgTTCTATTGCTCCTTGGGAGAGTATCAAACCACGACAAAATCGTGATGCGAAAACCTTTCCATTTGGTGGAGGCTCGTCTATTCCTTTTTAGAGAGAAGACCTATTTGCTTGTAGGTGCTTATAATCTTTTGTGAACGATGAGTGGACAACTTAGTAACGCGTTTAAGCAAAATGATTTCTCTCGACCGTTATTCTCATTACACGTTAAACTGACGACTTTCAAAATGTTAAATGTATGCATTTAACACGGAAAGACAACTTTTCGTTTCTATCACATGTTTACTCAAACTAGCGGAAAAAAGTTGGACCGGCAATATGGACcagtatttgtttttttttaagccaatcaccgTCACTCATGAATTGAACTGCGCTgagcaaagaaagaacaaaatcAATTTAAAGATATTGCCTCGTTCGAAATGTTTATCAGCAAATGCGAGAGAAATGTGGTTAGAATTAAAGGAGAAAATTGATGCAATGGAAAGATGTGAACCATATGTATGCTTGGCGACAAAATTCAGCCTTCGCGTTGCGTCCCGTCGATTTTTTATAGCTCTATTATACTTACACTTTAAAGGTAGCTTTTGCAGCTGATATTATGGAAATATCACTTGCACAGGTGTTTCTTAAGTTaaattgtccatttttttttaacaccgCGGGCTTTtgtttgtaaaataataatataaatggaAGAGAGGTAGTTCAAcgcagaaaagaggtaattaaATGCAATGAATATATATATCTTTAATTATGGTGTAAATGCGCCAGTGGGAAGGATGGAAGTACCTAGTTGGAAAAGTGGAAACTGATTGATACGTGATAACAATAAGTGTCATACATGGCCATTTCTTGTATCACTTTTTCTAGTTATCATTTCGTGGAATGCATAGATTGAAAAATTGATTAGCGTTACATTAGGTCATAATTTTTCTAATTTCTGATGATAGTATTGTGTATGTTCCCTGATAGCTGTTGTCATCTGtcaaagtttttgttttgtgttatcATGATATTTTCTCAGTGCTCTGCGTTTCCTAGTAAGTATTTTGTGCCTCAATTTTGTACCTCAATTTTGTGCctcaattttgtattttgtgcCTTTTTTGTGCCTCAATATTGCTATTCCATTTCCATGTTGTTTACCTTATTCCATTTTTTTGTACTCTGACTTCTGCAATTATGTTGCTTAAATGCCATGTCCATTTCGTTGATTTAATTCCGTTTTTCTTATTCTGCCTTCTGTAATTTTGTTGCCTCAATTCCATGTCAATCTCATCTCCGAAGGGCGGGAAAATGTCACATGACTAAATAGGCGGGTCGACTTAACGATTCAATTCAAACAGACGATGGCGGACCTCATTTCCCTGGATTTCGAAGGAAAAACAATCAATCAAGACAAAGAGGTAATGCAGACATAACCTTCCATGGTTCAGATATTAAATCAAGACCTGAATAAAATGCTGTTACAACTcgagccaagagaaaatgaggcgacagagagggaggctcccggtccagcccttgggatatgtcatgtccacgaaagttatttttagacgagcgaaattctgtcttccgagacgtccgcatgcattttgaaaagacatgatgaatatttattcatcagccttccacgtgcgccgccattttctcttttcactaagaacctgagagcgaggcaagactgtatgcggacgtctcggaagacagacttccgacttccgctcgtctaaaaataactttcgtggacatgacacatcccggccaacgccctgggACTCCAtctctgtcctctcattttctcttgctctaGCTAATTGCGCCAAACCTACCTGGATAGAGTTCTTGAAGTCTTTCACTTATAGCCTTGTAGGATAAGCTTTTTTTACGAGGTCTCGTATGAACTCCTCTACAACGATTTCCTCCAAATTCATTTTCGGTCGATTtctgtttcaaaaatggccgccttttctATGATCATATGATCTCAGGTTGAGCCTCCTCTTGACCAACCTCGTCCCACCTGGCACTAGAGCTCATCGTGTCGAGGCGAAAAATGTCATGGGATCGAGGtaagaaaattgcaaaaaaggcAATGCAGAACACGAAACAAAGATGACAATGATAGGAAGACAACGGAATCACGACGCAATAACATGACTGCTTTAAGACTTCAAAATAACATTCAACGTTGAAAGGTATAATGTAAGAGTTATAATCTACCATGGAAccgaggcaaaaaaaaaaaatacagaatgCAAAAGACGGAATGCAGGAACTGAACATGGAACCGAGGCTTCAAACAGCGTCAATTCTTAAGAGTTCCTTGAAAATCCGTtaaaaacatgcggtggggcaaccaaagcgatgggagctgtgttggggttttaGTGTGAAACTTTTAATgccgttcgccgatttagaaactcaaGTCCATGTTCTGAGTGAAAGCTCAATAGCAGCTAAAGGttgaaaatgctggattcagtcttttgaaaatgttatgaataagatagTTAATCTAAATCTTGCATGTTGACAACATGATGAAATCGTCAGTACAGAACTCCCAGCAGCGGTATGTTGGAAATGCcggaaatttctttttctttcagctgttctttgtGCGAGCATCATTCGCGGATgtcagtttttttaatttttgcacgGTCTTCGTTTTAGCTACCTCAGTAGAGGGAGGTCACCGCATTATTCACAACACTGTTAATTTCGAAACTTTGCACTGAGCTGGTTGCCTATGTAGCTTGCAAGAGAAGGGCT from Montipora capricornis isolate CH-2021 chromosome 12, ASM3666992v2, whole genome shotgun sequence encodes the following:
- the LOC138026748 gene encoding melanocyte-stimulating hormone receptor-like; this encodes MANSTQQGMLKTYEEQFCSVEITETAHTPLICLSVINVFLSVAAFLGNGLILVALSKEATLHPPSRLLLRSLATTDLCVGIVAEPLIVVYWISVMKQNWKLCRYAQSAVYLAGHILCSVSMLTLTTIAVERLLALLLGLRYGQVVTLKRTFITITGFWVLSIVGSTMYFVDYIITFRFGYVGSLLCLAISFVCYAKIFFTLRRKQQHNRVQHHDLCDSATINKQFNIARYKNAVNSALWLQVALIFFYLPYVVVVTLVAALGLSPFIYLARQTAVTLLFTNSSLNPLLYCWKIKEVRKIVKDTVTKLYSFSS